The Dehalobacter sp. DCM sequence TTGACAACCGGTCATGTCACTTACACCACACAGCCGCTGCACGGAGAAATCGGGATCATTGACGCGGATAATTTCTCCAATAAGGATAAAATGGCTATTGAGACAGACCCGTATGATCTGGCCGTGGACCGCGACGGAAACCTGATCATTCTCCCCGGGTCAAATCAGTGGCAGTCGATTCTGTCCTACTCCGGGCTAACCAAAACGAAGCTTCCTTCCAGCACGACAATCTATGCTAAAAGTATCGGAGAAATCAATCCTATAACCAACACGCTTTATACGCTTAGCAACGATCGAAGTCATGCAAGCACTTATAATAGTTTTGTCATAAACAACGGGATGTTTAGTCAAAATGTAAGACCGTTTGCCGGTGACGACGATAATATCGTCAACACCAATTTCCGCTTTTCTCCGGATGGCCAGTACCTCTTTAATGGAAGCGGGATGGTGTATAACCTGAACCAAGGACCGGCAACCAAAATAAACAGTTTTAGAGACATTGCGTTTGACCTGGAGAACAGCCGCTTCTTCACAGGGAAAAACGACGGAACGGTTACGATTTACGAGTATAATAACCAAAACCTGGGCAATGTTTTTCATGAACTGGGGTCATTCAAAAATAACAGCGACATTACCGCCCTCCAGTACCGGGATAATCGCCTGCTTATCGTCGGTAATAATGTCGTCAAAATATTTACCATCGACCCCGGAACGATTCCTTTGACTGCCGACGATATCCGCGATGAAACCGGTTACACCGGCGACAACCAAAGCGGGCCATTTGGGGTCAACGGTTTCTATCCGCTTTCGGATACAAATAATAACGTGGTGAACACGCCAATTGTTCTGCAAATGAACCGTTTGATCTCCGCCGGTGCCAACTATGACCAGATTATCCTGCGAGAGGTGCGGTACGGGAAGGAAGCCCCGATCTCCAAAAAGATCAACGGCCACAATCTCGAGATCCTTCCTGACGGTGATTTGTTCTACAATACACCATACATCCTGCAAATTCCAGCTGGTGCCTTGCACAGCTCAGATCAAGAAAGCTATGACCACCCGGTCACCATCCGGTTTGAAACAGGAAGTGAGTACAGCCGCTACGGAGGAGGCGACCGGATCGAAACGAGCCTTAGAATCTCACAGGCGGGCTGGGATACTGCTCAGGTGGTCGTGCTGGCAACCAGCGAAGATTACCCGGATGCTTTGACGGCAGCCCCTTTAGCCGGAAAATATCATGCGCCCATCCTGTTAACCCCGTCAGAATATCTGCCTAATACGGTTGGCGATGAGATTAAGCGTTTAAAACCCAGAAAAATTGTCCTCATCGGCGGAGAAAAGGCGATCTCAGCACAGATTGAGGAAAGCATCCGGAGCCTGAACATGTCTGGCAGAATTGATACGGTTCGTATTTTCGGTGAAGACCGCTATGCGACGTCTCATGAAATAGCTCAGGAGTTGGAATCTCCGGACAGTATTATTGTCGCCACGGGGACTAATTTCCCCGATGCCTTATCGGTCGCCGCGTATGCCACCGAACAAGAGATTCCAATTTTGCTATCTAAACCCGATGGGCTGAAAGCAGATTTACAAGCCTACGTGGAAAAGTTGGAAGCGAATAATTCCTATATCATTGGCGGAGCAAGCGTACTCTCCCGCCAGCTCGAGCAACAGCTTCCCAATCCAAAACGGATAGCCGGAAAAGACCGTTATGATACGAACTTCCAGGTGCTTTCAACCTTATACGAGGATTATACTAACATCTATTTTGCCACTGGGGAAAATTACCCGGATGCTTTATCCGGTTCCGTCCTCGCTGCCCGGGAAAATGCCCCGATGGTTCTTTTGTCAGGGAATGAAGACCAAATACCGCCTGAATGGCGCGACATCCGCAGCGAAATTAAAATGAAGCACATCTTTGGCGGTGAAGGGGTAATCCCCACAAAGACTATGCAGAGGCTATTCGAATAACTTTTGATAAGCCTATTCAAGGAGTATCTGCGCAACAATCTTGTACCGTTTATCATCAGCGATGATAGGAAGCTGTATTATTACCGTGGGCTGCACGAATGGAAAAACGCGCAGGATACGTTCAAAAAATATCTGGACTATTTTCGGATGGGGTATGAGGGATAAGGCAATCTGGTAATTCA is a genomic window containing:
- a CDS encoding cell wall-binding repeat-containing protein; this encodes MFLLVPPNLYGLDESDTYQQPVIIPFDFTFTQTLLDPARPVVYFVSPNAKKIYALNYETKALQSLDFVLKPGRMKMYQGELFVTLSPSPDLNENGSIAIVDSDTFTLKDTLPVDTNPYDIVIDHDGYLYVVPYTDPYKIISYDRHTKQKISVFAQATMPGYAEIDPVKNRIISAGNNIFSMEVSQGKLLHYYPDSAVNHPLDYLFFISPDGKYVFNASGLVLNNRLQPVTNIAEYMFSSGITFDLDHDRFFAKHTNVVTAYDYRQGTADQDNLFPVTGTFTTLGNICYLYYQSGMLISVSALDNAYSPGGQYFLEVYPVPDDGLPNTDPMAFPGNEVPIPVLIPQSPRLKSLPLDFEPLDSLLDPNRPVLYLTGKNTKSVYALNYDTNRMAEIPFQNQPEKLAFYNDTLYVTLTTGHVTYTTQPLHGEIGIIDADNFSNKDKMAIETDPYDLAVDRDGNLIILPGSNQWQSILSYSGLTKTKLPSSTTIYAKSIGEINPITNTLYTLSNDRSHASTYNSFVINNGMFSQNVRPFAGDDDNIVNTNFRFSPDGQYLFNGSGMVYNLNQGPATKINSFRDIAFDLENSRFFTGKNDGTVTIYEYNNQNLGNVFHELGSFKNNSDITALQYRDNRLLIVGNNVVKIFTIDPGTIPLTADDIRDETGYTGDNQSGPFGVNGFYPLSDTNNNVVNTPIVLQMNRLISAGANYDQIILREVRYGKEAPISKKINGHNLEILPDGDLFYNTPYILQIPAGALHSSDQESYDHPVTIRFETGSEYSRYGGGDRIETSLRISQAGWDTAQVVVLATSEDYPDALTAAPLAGKYHAPILLTPSEYLPNTVGDEIKRLKPRKIVLIGGEKAISAQIEESIRSLNMSGRIDTVRIFGEDRYATSHEIAQELESPDSIIVATGTNFPDALSVAAYATEQEIPILLSKPDGLKADLQAYVEKLEANNSYIIGGASVLSRQLEQQLPNPKRIAGKDRYDTNFQVLSTLYEDYTNIYFATGENYPDALSGSVLAARENAPMVLLSGNEDQIPPEWRDIRSEIKMKHIFGGEGVIPTKTMQRLFE